One segment of Nocardioides sp. QY071 DNA contains the following:
- a CDS encoding MaoC/PaaZ C-terminal domain-containing protein — translation MSDLTPGAPLEPLTYEITRADLVAYAGASGDHNPIHQDEEIALAVGLPGVIAHGMYTLALVGRAVANWTDEAEVIELGAKFVAPVVVPAEGAARVTVAGTVGERTDAGLTLALEITADGTKVLGAPKVLVRA, via the coding sequence ATGAGTGACCTGACCCCCGGTGCCCCGCTCGAGCCGCTCACCTACGAGATCACCCGCGCCGACCTCGTCGCGTACGCCGGCGCGAGCGGCGACCACAACCCGATCCACCAGGACGAGGAGATCGCCCTCGCGGTCGGCCTTCCCGGCGTGATCGCCCACGGCATGTACACCCTCGCCCTGGTCGGCCGCGCGGTCGCGAACTGGACCGACGAGGCCGAGGTAATCGAGCTCGGCGCGAAGTTCGTCGCTCCGGTCGTCGTACCTGCTGAGGGGGCGGCGCGGGTCACCGTCGCCGGCACCGTCGGCGAGCGCACCGACGCCGGACTGACCCTCGCCCTGGAGATCACCGCCGACGGCACCAAGGTGCTGGGCGCACCCAAGGTCCTGGTCCGTGCCTGA
- a CDS encoding MaoC family dehydratase N-terminal domain-containing protein, with amino-acid sequence MPIDADLVGRAFPPTAPVEVTADSVAAFATSVGGRADGPVPPTYPIVVTFAALQDFLAAEQIELSRIVHGDQRFRYARPVVVGDELTATLTVTGVRSIGGNDIIATSSDITDATGAVVATATATLVHRGGAA; translated from the coding sequence ATGCCGATCGACGCTGACCTGGTCGGGCGGGCCTTCCCGCCGACCGCGCCCGTGGAGGTGACCGCGGACTCCGTGGCCGCCTTCGCCACCTCCGTCGGTGGTCGGGCCGACGGACCGGTCCCGCCGACGTACCCCATCGTGGTCACCTTCGCCGCCCTCCAGGACTTCCTGGCGGCCGAGCAGATCGAGCTGTCGCGGATCGTCCACGGTGACCAGCGCTTCCGCTACGCGCGCCCGGTCGTCGTCGGCGACGAGCTGACCGCCACCCTCACCGTCACCGGGGTCCGCTCCATCGGCGGCAACGACATCATCGCCACGTCGAGCGACATCACCGACGCGACCGGCGCCGTGGTCGCCACCGCCACCGCCACCCTCGTCCACCGCGGAGGTGCCGCATGA
- the rpmG gene encoding 50S ribosomal protein L33 — MASKSSDVRPKITLACVDCKERNYITKKNRRNDPDRIELSKFCPRCRKHTAHRETR, encoded by the coding sequence GTGGCCAGCAAGAGCAGCGACGTTCGCCCCAAGATCACGCTCGCGTGCGTGGACTGCAAGGAGCGCAACTACATCACCAAGAAGAACCGGCGCAACGACCCCGACCGCATCGAGCTGTCGAAGTTCTGCCCGCGGTGCCGCAAGCACACCGCGCACCGCGAGACCCGCTGA
- a CDS encoding amidase, whose translation MRVHAFTDDALADLDAVGLAEHLAAGKVSAAEATEAAIARIEAVNPELNAMAYAAFDRARSDARDPRPGFLSGVPTLVKDNVDVAGMPTRSGTDAWEPRPARRNGDFADMFLATGLVPLGKSQLSEYGFSASAEHPRLGAVRSPWDTERTAGASSSGSAALVAAGAVPIAHANDGGGSIRIPAAVNGLVGLKPTRGRLAQDKMFRDMPIRIISDGVVTRSVRDTAVFYREAERHYRNLHLPPIGDLTRPIKRRLRVALNTSGVGRSADAETRALTEQTASLLEDLGHTVTETDAPVAPSFVDDFLLYWALLAQVMLTTGRAFHGRTWDASKHDNLTLGLARHARRNLHKVPGAITRLKRANAQAELYYDKYDVALTPTLATATPKVGHLDPTQDYATIIDRLLDWVAFTPWQNVTGAPAISLPLATTAAGLPQGMMLGAAPGQEAVLIELAYELEQASPFARIQG comes from the coding sequence ATGCGCGTGCACGCCTTCACCGACGACGCCCTCGCCGACCTCGACGCGGTCGGCCTCGCCGAGCACCTCGCCGCCGGGAAGGTCTCCGCGGCGGAGGCCACAGAGGCCGCGATCGCCCGGATCGAGGCGGTCAACCCGGAGCTCAACGCGATGGCGTACGCCGCCTTCGACCGCGCCCGCAGCGACGCCCGGGACCCGCGCCCGGGCTTCCTGTCCGGCGTGCCGACGCTGGTGAAGGACAACGTCGACGTCGCCGGCATGCCGACCCGGTCGGGCACCGACGCGTGGGAGCCGCGGCCGGCCAGGCGCAACGGCGACTTCGCCGACATGTTCCTCGCGACCGGGCTGGTGCCGCTCGGCAAGAGCCAGCTCTCGGAGTACGGCTTCAGCGCCTCCGCGGAGCACCCGCGCCTGGGTGCCGTCCGCAGCCCCTGGGACACCGAGCGGACCGCCGGTGCCTCCAGCTCCGGCTCCGCGGCGCTGGTGGCCGCGGGTGCCGTACCCATCGCGCACGCCAACGACGGCGGCGGGTCCATCCGGATCCCCGCCGCGGTCAACGGCCTGGTCGGGCTCAAGCCCACCCGCGGCCGGCTGGCGCAGGACAAGATGTTCCGCGACATGCCGATCCGGATCATCTCCGACGGCGTCGTGACCCGCTCCGTGCGCGACACGGCCGTGTTCTACCGCGAGGCAGAGCGCCACTACCGCAACCTGCACCTGCCGCCGATCGGCGACCTGACCCGGCCGATCAAGCGCCGACTGCGGGTCGCGCTCAACACCAGCGGCGTGGGCCGCAGCGCCGACGCCGAGACCCGGGCGCTGACCGAGCAGACCGCGAGCCTGCTCGAGGACCTGGGCCACACGGTGACCGAGACCGACGCCCCGGTCGCCCCGAGCTTCGTCGACGACTTCCTGCTCTACTGGGCGCTGCTCGCGCAGGTCATGCTCACGACGGGGCGCGCGTTCCACGGCCGCACCTGGGACGCGTCGAAGCACGACAACCTCACCCTCGGCCTGGCCCGGCACGCCCGACGCAACCTGCACAAGGTGCCCGGTGCGATCACCCGGCTCAAGCGCGCCAACGCGCAGGCCGAGCTCTACTACGACAAGTACGACGTCGCGCTCACCCCCACCCTCGCCACCGCGACGCCGAAGGTCGGTCACCTCGACCCGACCCAGGACTACGCGACGATCATCGACCGGCTGCTCGACTGGGTGGCCTTCACCCCGTGGCAGAACGTCACCGGAGCGCCGGCGATCTCGCTGCCCCTTGCGACCACCGCCGCGGGGCTCCCGCAGGGCATGATGCTGGGGGCCGCCCCGGGCCAGGAGGCGGTGCTCATCGAGCTCGCCTACGAGCTCGAGCAGGCCTCTCCGTTCGCCCGGATCCAGGGCTGA